The Candidatus Cloacimonas sp. genome includes the window TCAAGTTTCCGCCTTATTTTATGATAGCTTGAAAGTTTATTTGTTGTGGTTGACGAGGACGTCAACCCTCCTGTATTTTGCCGCCTGGTTAATATCCTTGTTTCTAAAATTCAATCCCAGTAATCCCCAAAATCCTGTTCATCCCTGACCTATTTTTTCTCTAAGCTCTCTGCCCTCTGCAAATAAAATCCTTGTTTCTAAAATTCAATCCCAGCAATCCCCAAAATCCTGTTCATCCCATACCTATTATCTGCGTAATCTGTGTAATCTGTGAGAGAAAAAAATTAAAACATAGCCCTCAGCAGCTCATTTATATCTACCTCGCCGAAGAAGCTTTGATAATCCATTTGTTGCAGCACTTTTGTCACAGTAGCAGGTTTATGTTCAATTCCGCGGAGAGCATTTTCCAGTTCACTGATTTCGCGGTTAGTAAAGAAATCACCGTAAATATTCACTTCTTCTATAATTCCCTTATTCACATAAAAGAAAAATTCAATCATCCCCGCTTGCGTCCTGATGGAATGGGATAAATTATAGCGCGGCGATTTTCCGAAATTCCATTGCCAAGTACTATATTTATCATTCATTAGGGCTTGGATTTCTTCTTTATCTTTCATAGATAAGAAGTAATCCTGAATATCGGGATACATAATTCTCACTTTAGCTCTAACTAAAGTAACGAAATCCGACAAAGAAATTGGGTAGGGCAAATGATGAGAAACATTAGTAACTCTTGCCTGCACGGATTTTACCGCTTTATCGTTAAATTTTTCTTCGCGGGGGTTCAGTGCAGCGCTAAGATCTGATAAATTAGAACTGAAAAGAATGGTTCCATGTTGCATTGTTTTGCCAAAGGCAACGGTTTTGGCATTACCGGAAAATTTACAACCATTGATCGTGAGGTCATTTCTACCTTCTAAAATAGCAGGAACGCCCAAATCATGTAAAACAGCTAAAATCGGTTTAGTATAGCGTTCAAAACTCCGATCCATATCTCCATTATCTTTCACCATAAATGAATAATTCAAGTTACCGGAGTCATGAAAAACAGTTCCACCGCCAGTTAAACGACGCACTACCGGAATATTATGTTGGTGAACCCATTCATAATTAATTTCCGCCAAAGTATTTTGATGTTTGCCTACAATAATGCTTGGATCGTTGATATACAGCAGAAATACATCTTCGGGAAAATTCCTTAAAATATATTCCTCACAAGCAATGTTAAAAGGAGCATAATTGCTTGGACTATAGATAGAAAGCATTTTAATCCTCCAATTTATTCAGTTCTTCTCTTACAAAATTCACCAGGGCATAAATTCTTGCTTCGGAAAATTCGAAAGAAATCCCTGCTGTTTCATAAATCTCCTTTACGGATTTTGTGTATCCGAGATTCAAAAAATCTTGGTATTGTTTTAGTGCTTTTTGCTTATCCTGCCGATAATTCATATAGATGGAAAGCGCTCCCAATTGCGCCATTCCATATTCTATATAATAAAAAGGCACTTCAAAAATGTGGAGCTGTTGCGTCCACAGAATTTTACGATAATCTTCCAAACCAGTCCAATCTACCCCTGAAGAAAAGCGATTACTAATCTCAACAAAGGCATCATACCTTTCCTGAACGGTATGTTCTGGATGTAAATAAACCCAGTGTTGCAAAGCATCCACAGTCATACACCAGGGCAGAAAGCTTAATGTCCCTTCCAATTGATCGCGTTTTGCTTTTTTCAGATCTTCCGGATTGGTATAAAATTCGTCCCAATAATCCATCGTTAAAAGCTCCATCGTCATTGA containing:
- a CDS encoding lipoate--protein ligase, encoding MLSIYSPSNYAPFNIACEEYILRNFPEDVFLLYINDPSIIVGKHQNTLAEINYEWVHQHNIPVVRRLTGGGTVFHDSGNLNYSFMVKDNGDMDRSFERYTKPILAVLHDLGVPAILEGRNDLTINGCKFSGNAKTVAFGKTMQHGTILFSSNLSDLSAALNPREEKFNDKAVKSVQARVTNVSHHLPYPISLSDFVTLVRAKVRIMYPDIQDYFLSMKDKEEIQALMNDKYSTWQWNFGKSPRYNLSHSIRTQAGMIEFFFYVNKGIIEEVNIYGDFFTNREISELENALRGIEHKPATVTKVLQQMDYQSFFGEVDINELLRAMF